The nucleotide window CTGAGCGGGCCGCTGGACGCCCGCAGGACGATCGAGCTTCTGATGGAGCGCACGTATCCTTCAATCCGTGGCAACCACGACAGATGGTTGATTGAACAAGACCCGTCGGAGATGGGGGCTTCCGACAGGGCAGCCTATGAACAGCTGGCAAAGCACCATCTTGACTGGCTGAAGGCACTGCCGTCTTCGCTCACCTTGTTTGATGAAGTGCTGCTTTGTCACGGAACACCTGCCAGCGATGTCAGTTACTGGCTGGAAAGGGTTGAGGCGGACGGTCGTGTCAGATCTGCCACGATCGATGAGATCGAGGCGGAAGCTTCTGGTATCGATGCCAAACTTCTGCTTTGTGGCCACACGCATCTCCCAAGATACGTTCGATTGCGGGACGGGCGGCTGGTACTCAATCCAGGAAGCGTTGGCTGCCCGGGCTACGACGATGACACGCCGGTTTATCATCAGATGCAAACCGGTTCACCAAATGCATCTTATGCAATTGCGGAAAAGCCTGGCGGCAACTGGCTCGTCACGTTTCGCTCAGTTCCCTATGACAATCGGCGTATGGTCGAGATGGCAAAGCAAAAGGGACGGAACGAATGGGCCGATGCCCTGGCGACTGGCTGGATCGGGTCTTGATGTCGTCGTGATGAACCTCGGTCTCCAACAATGTTTGGTTCGGCATTTATTCGTCTCTGAAAACAATACGTTAACTCTGGGATGACGCAGAAAGGCCTTTCAGCGTTCTGAAAGCAGCCTCCATGTTGACTGACAATTGCGATCCGGACAGTTTCGGCTTCAAGGAGCGTTTTGGCGTTTCCTTGAAGGGCGCACTGATTGTCATCAGCACCAGATCCGGGAAAGAAGTTGACCATGAACAGGACATTTGATGCTGAGCGCCTGGATGTTCCTGACCTCCTGCAGCGGATGCCGGAGGGGTCTTCTCTCTCAATCAACACGATCCGCAAAGCCGACATGAAGCGCCTCAAGGGCATGGACCAGCTGCCGCTGGCGTTTTTGGGACTGCGTTGGCTCTCCGCACCTGACCTGACAAATGTGCCTTTGCCGTCTTCGCTGAAGGAGTTAAGGATCTGGCATTCCAACAAACTCAAATCGCTGGATGGCATAGAAGTCGCGACGGGTCTTGAGAAGCTTGATCTTCGGGAAAACGGATTACTGGAAAACGCGTCGGCTGTTCGAAACCTTCCAAAACTGCATAGCCTTTCCATCGAAGGCGGAAATTCTTCGCGGCAAAAGGTTGAAACTCTGAGTTTTCTGGAAGGGCTGCCACTGGAGCATTTGAGCCTTGTCGCTGTCGAAGGGCGTTCATTGGATCTTGGACCAGTTGCCCGCCTGCCGAAATTGAAGAGTCTCGATGTTCAGGGGCAGGAGTTTCCTTCGGTCGAGCTGGCCAAGGTTGCCGCGTCATTCCCCTGGTTCCTCGATCAGCTTTTGGATCTGCCGGAGTGCTCCATCAACGGGATGGCCTGCAAGAAATGCGGTGGACGCAAGAAAGAGCTTTTTATAAAGGAAGCGAAAGGCTTGTGGTGCCCTGATTGTGAAGCAGCTGGACTTGAAAAAGCGCTGACCGGTTTTCAAGAACTGGTCGCTGGTGCTCCGTGACAGGCCGTTTCAGCACCTTGAGCGACAGTCTATATGAAGCGCGCGATCTCCTCGATATGAATACTGGCACAATCGACAAGGGGAAACGGAGACGTTTCGGGGCTCATGATGGCATTCAGATCCGTGCCGCCCAACAAAACAGCTTCAGCGCCATCGGAAATTAGTCTCTCGCCGGCTTCCAGAAAGACCTTGTGCAAGGCATCAGACGGCTGGCCGGTTCGGGCAAGGGTGATGTAAGCTTCGTGAACCTGGTGCAGACTGTCGCCAACCGGCGCTCGTACGTCCACAGGTGCGAGTTTCCCATACATGGCCGAACTCATGACAGTTTCGGTTCCAAGTATCCCAACTGTCTGCACACCATTTTCCTGCAACCAGCTTGAAAGAACCTTTGTCAGGTCAATCACGGGCAGAGCAGATATTTCGGTGAACCGGTCAATACAGAAATGACCTGCAATTGATGTCACCACGACGTTTTGTGCTCCTGCAGCGGCGAGGCGATCCGTCAAGGTTGCGTAGATGGCGCATTGCGCAGCTTCATTGTTTCCGATCAGGTTCGCCAGCAGCGTTGAAGTGTCCGCATGAACGATCGTCAGCTCCAGGTCCTTTTCGATCGCAGCAGCGGCTCCAATGAGTTTTCGGTAATAGAAGTCGGTTGCCGCCGGTCCAATCCCTCCAATCAATCCGATATGCATGTTGGCCGATCCTTCCTGTTCCGCTTTGCGCAGTTGAAACCGAATTCAAGTCAGAGACGAAAATGTGACCTGTCTACCTTCCTGTCAAAGCGACCGGTGCTTCAGATCCACAAGGGGCCAGTCAGCTTTCACGGCTGCGCCTTCATAAAGGCTATTAAGGAAGGACAAGATCTCCTTCGCAGGATCGTCGGCATTTCGTGCGTCTTCGTATTTCAAGATAGCGAGAGCCCCGCCGTTTTTTTCCGCCCAAAAGGCGTTGCCGGGTTGCAGCGCAATCTGGTTCATCTCCACCGGTTCCGGATAGGCATAGCCGTAGAATGCCGGTTCCTGAAAACTGTCATCGCCCGGCCAGAAACCAATCGAAATGACCTCATGAGAATAAGCCTCCTTGTCGGACTGTGTTCCACCTTCAAGCGGGTGTGCACGTCCTGAGAAGCGCGTCACGACAAGATCGAACGAGTGCCAATAAAGCTGAACAGGTGTTTGCTTGCCGACGAAACTGGTCCTGTAGGTTTCGAACGTGCTTGAGATCCGGCACAGCGCGCGCCAGAAATCCGAAACAGCTTGCCGGTCATATGCGCGGGGAGCATGGTCTTCGGGGAAGGGGACAGTCGATTTGTTGTCATAAGGCTTGCCGACGATTTTTACAGGGACCTCAAGATCGTCCAAACGCGAGAACAGTGCCTCATAGAAGGCTGCCACTGTCAGCCCGGAAACCGAAAACGACTTTCGCACGCCATCGTTTCTGCCGATGATGACCTTGTGGTCGAGCATGTCATAAAGGATCTCAAAACCGCTATCGCCATAAGGGATCCGTCCGGTTGTCAGGCCGCGCACGTGAGGATATAGCGTGACGTGCCACCAGTGGTTCAGTTTCGGATGCGCCTTCAGCCGCACTTTTCCAATCATTTGCAGAAACAAATGCAGCGTGTCCTTGGTGTCAGCCCAGTTCTTGTAGGGAAGTGGCGGCAATGAGCTCATGGAAGCAGTTCTCCGAATTGAAAGCCTGATTGTCGGTGCTCTCAAGCCATCTAGTCTGAACTGGATTGGGGTCCAGACCAGAGCTTTGGCGCAAGCGACCGTTTTGCTCCCCAATCGCCAAAACGGTGTGTTCTTCTGCTGATTTCTCCCAAGGCAGAGGTTGCGCCTGCTTTTTTTGTGGGGGAAAAAACAGGATGGAAGGCGTCAAGAAAAAAACTCTTCATGAAGAAGCCTGGGCACAGGTCTATCCGTTGACCGACCGGCAGCTTTCACCCCTTGGACTTCAAGCTATGGCAGCCTTGGCACTACACGCTGGCGGCCATGTCCTCGATGTTGGGTGCGGCACGGGGCAAAGCCTTTTGCAACTTGTTGAAAGAGTTGGACCGACCGGGCAGGTCGTCGGTGTTGATGTGTCCCGAACCTTCTTGGCTATTGCAAAGGAACGGACGCAATCCTTTCACCAGATCAAGTTGATTGAAGCAGATGCACAGACCGTCTCCTTGCCAAATGGAAGCCTCGATGCGGTCTTTTCGCGTTTCGGTATCATGGCATTTGAAGATCCTGCTGCCGCCTTTGCCAACTTTCAGAAAATGCTCAAGCCTGAGGGAACGCTGGGATTTTGTTGCTGGGCTGAGCTTCAGGACAATGAGTTGGATCTGCTGCCTCTTGAAGCTTCGGGAATGCTTGCCAGGGTCGATCAAACGCCGTTCAGCTTTTCAGAGCCTGTCTTTATTCGAAAGATACTGAAAGGTGCCGGATTTCACGATATTGCCATCACCCCTCACAAAGTGCCTGTCTCTTGCGGTGGTATTGAGGAAACGATGGACGTTCTTCTCAGGGTTGGAGCATTGGGAAAGATCGTTCGAGAAGATCCGGATCTTCGACCGCAGATCGAACCGCTTTTGCGGAAGGTGTTGATTGACAGAAGCGGCAGGGAACATGTGCACCTCACTGCATCTATCTTTGTTGTAACAGCATCAGCCTGATGCAAATGCTTTTTCCAGGAATAGCAGAAACTGCCTCGCTCTAGCGGGGGTTACGATCAATCTGACGATGTAGCTCTTCCACCAGCGTGCGCACCGCTTCACGCTCTTGCTTTGCGGCCACGTAGATTGAGACGGGAACTGCACCGAGCTGGGGAAGCTTGAAACGCGGTCCAATGTCGATCAGTTTCTCGGACAAGGCCGGGCGCGGCAGAATTGTTGCAGCCAGACCGGCAAGCAATACAGCTCTGAGGCCAACCGGGTCGGCATGGAATTGCAATTCGGTCTGTCTTTCCGGCTCAGTGTCTAGCGCGGTGAGAGCGTGACGGCGCAGATCGCGCGCGTCATTCAGGAATGCGAGTGGCAGCGGTCTTGAACTGTCATATGCAAAGGATGGAACGGCGGTCCACACGAGTGATACGGGCACGGTCTCAATGCGTCCGGTATGTGGTCCCTGATCCAGAACCAGAGCAATGTCGATGCTGCCGTTGTCGAGGAGATCCCGAAGGTCGTGACTGCGCGCTGTCGTAACAGTTACCGGGTTGTCCGGTGCCGCCGTTGCAAATCTGGCCAGTGCAGGCGGCAGCGCCGACAGGGCGAACGTCATTGTGGTGCCGAGCCGGATGGGCGAAGCTGTTCCACTGATTGAGGATCCTTCCATGGCTTCATCGGCCAGTACCAAAAGGCGGCGCGCCTTTATCAGAAAGGCGTTTCCATCATTTGTGAGGCTGACGGGTTTGCCGCGTCCACGCTCTACCAGTTTTCGGGACAGTCTCTGCTCCAGGAGACGAATGTGAGCACTCACAGCCGATTGTACCGTGCCGGTTCTTTCTGCAGCTGACGAGAAGCTGCGCGTGTCGGCAACTGCGACAAAGCTTTCTATATGGCGGAGATCAAGAGACATTAAAATCACGAAATCAGATTTTTAGTAGCATGTAAAATCGTTTCTTTTCGCATTGTTTTGAGCGCTAGATTGCAGCTCATGACGTTTGAAGCCTATCTCCTCGCCGCACTGGCTGTTTTTCTGACCGGCATCTCCAAAAGTGGATTTGCGGGTGGTCTGGGCATACTCGGTGTCCCACTCGTCGCCTTGACCATGCCACCGCAATCGGCGGCAACGCTGTTGCTCCCGGTTCTTCTCTTGATTGACATTGTTTCGGTCTGGCGTTTTCGTGCCTCCTGGAAGGCGCGAACGATTATGGCTCTTCTTCCGGGTGCCGGCATCGGGATCGGTCTCGGAATGATCGGGTTTTCAAGCCTCGATCCCAACCTGTTAAAGATCGGCATCGGGCTGTTGGCGCTCTGGTTTGTGGTACGCCAGGTCTTTGGAGACAAAACAGTTGCGGGCACACTTGGACGTCTGGGCGCCGCGAAAATCTTCGTTGCAAGCCTTGTGTCGGGATTCGCCGGATTTGTGGCGCATGCAGGCGGTCCGCCGATAAAAGGAACGATCCTCAGCCTGGGGTTGGGCAAGTCAGCGTTTGTGGGAACAAATGCGATGTTCTTCTTCATCCTCAATCTTGCAAAGGCAGGTGGGTATGCTTCACTTGGGTTGTTTTCGGTTTCTGGTCTTTTGTCGTCCGCCGCTCTCGTCCCTTTTACGCTGATGGGTATCTGGGCAGGCTTTGCGCTGCATGACAGGGTACCGCAGCGCCTGTTCGTGCGCATGGCTTTTGGCCTGCTTGCCCTTGCCGGTCTGAACCTCCTGGTCTTTGGGGGAGCGGGGCTGTTGACGGGAGCGGTCTGATCGGCACTGCATCTGGTCGTGAGAATGCGATCACCAATCCGTTAGTGTCAGTTGATGCCGTCGCGCGACATACTTCTCTTGCTTCGTTTATCCATCTGGGGGTGGGATGTCTCGTCTGCTAGCAGTTCTTTGTGTCGGTTTTCTTATGTCGTCGCCTGCAGTTGCCACTGTGATCAACGGCGAAGTTCTGCGCCAAAATGGAAATGGCGAATTCAAGTTGCTCGATACGTCGGTTCCGTTTTCGGTTGGACATGACAACTTCAACACAGATCATCTTTATGCATTCGACGAGGATCAGAACATACTTTTGAGCGAGCCGATCAGGGTCGATATCGGCGGTGATCGCGGCATGATCCCGCAAGGAACAACGGTCGCGAGCCACTATGTCTTTTTTGACAGCTTGTCCGGCGTTCACGAGGGGTATGTGGATTTTGATGCTCCAATTCTTGGAATTGCAGCGCTCCCAGATACCCTGGACGCGACTGATTTCCTGGCAAACAACTCCGTGAATTACATCAGCACTGATCTCAGGGGATTGGAACCAGGTGACTATGTCTGGATCGATCCCGACGATCCATTTCGTCTCTGGGTGCTTTGGGCAGGATCTTCACCGGGAGACTACATCCGTGTCTTTACCGAAAAATCGCTGGGTGCGATGATGTAAGCGCCAAAAACAAGCGGCATGATGGGTTTGAGCCCGCCAAAACTACTTTTCCAATTCTATATGCCTTTGCCTTGAGTTTCGCCTAGTGCGTTCGCTGTGCGATTGTTCAACTCTTCCAGACTGCTTTCGGAATAAATCGAAATACACTTCAAAAGCTCATGGCAGAATTTTCAGCATCAGGGGATTACGCTTACTGCTGTCGATTATATGCCAGCCTAGCTTTTCGTAGAAAGTAATGGCGTCTTTTGCGGCCTGTGTCTTCAATTGCCTAATGCCCCTGTTCGCTGCAAATGTTTCGATTTCCTGCATCATAGCAGTGCCGATCCCTTGCCTTTGAAAGTTTGGCAAGATTGCTACTAGCCGCACAACACCGAGAGTGTTTTCATTTTCCTGATCAAGGCGGACTGTTCCAACAGGTTGATCGTCCCACAAGAATAAGAGCGGAATGTTTTGCTCCTTGTACTCGTCGGGATGATTTTCATCATACCCGTTCCGGCCCCGCAATTCGTAGAGAACGTGCTGTCTGATGGAATGGTAGGTACTCCAATGCGTCTCGCTTTCAACTCGCAACAGTCTTGTCTTCATCGCCATCTCGCGCATCTGCCTCGACTTGGAGATGGTGCTTTATCATTGAAACCTGCACAATCCTTGCTTGCTAATGATAAGCTTCATTGACCATTTGTGAGTGTCCCTGATTGATTGATTTAAGCAATAATCGAAAATAGTTTTTCCTTTTTTTATAAAATACCAGCTGATCTGACTCAATATTCGCGCCGTACTCAGCCCTGTAATTCGACAAATCAGGAGTAGAGTCCATGAAAAAGAGCGTCCTCGCGCTAGCAGCATCATTGTGTCTTTTTGCAAGTACTTCAAACGCAAAGACAATCGTAGATATCGCCGGAGGCGATGAGCGTTTCAGTACTTTGGTCGCTGCTGTTCAAGCCGCTGGACTACAGGACGCCTTGCAGGGACCAGGCCCGTTCACGGTGTTCGCTCCCGTCAATGACGCATTTGCTGCACTTCCCGAAGGCACGGTGGAAACCCTTCTCAAGCCGGAAAACAAGGATCAGCTGACCAACGTCCTGCTTTATCACGTTGACGACCGTAAGCTGACTTCGAGCAACATTCCGGTTGGTTCAAACTACTTCAAGCCGCTTTTGACCAGCGAGCGCACCTGCATCACGCGCTCGGGTGACGGCGTTCAAATCGCAGACGGCAGCGGAGCGTCTGCAAATGTCATCATTGCTGACATTCAAGCCGAGAACGGCGTGATCCATGTCATCGACAAAGTGCTGCTGCCGGGTGACAGGCCTGCCTGCCACTAAGAAATCTGGCATTCCTGCCCCGAAAGGCCCGCAGTTACTGCGGGCCTTTTTGCGTTCTGGAAGCCGACTCCGCGTTTCGGTCTTTCGGGGTCGACGCATTCTGACCAAACCATGTCGCAAATGTTCCTCGTGCTTGCATCTTTCATCTAATTGATATAAAGATATCTTTATATCGACATTGATGCTTGATGAGCAGTACGTGAGCATGACCGACGAGCAGACACTTTCCGTAGACGATACCCTGGCCGCTTTGAGGGCCGTGGGAGAGGCAACGCGTTTGCGTCTTGTGGCGCTTCTGGCGGAAAGTGAACTCACCGTGAAGGATGCGACAGCAATCCTTGGGCAAAGCCAGCCTCGCATCTCCCGGCACCTGAAGCTGCTTGCTGAAGCCGATCTCATCAAACGCTACCCGGAAGGATCCTGGGTCTATTATCGCCTGGCCGATGGACCGGAGGGAGAACTCGTGCGCGGGCTCGTTGCGCGCATCTCAAAGGACGATCCGGTCCTTGCCGCTGATCAAGAGCGTTTCCAGGCTATTCGCAAGGCCAAGGCCGAAGAAGCTGCGGCTTACTTCGCAGCACGGGCATTGACCTGGGATCGGGAGCGTTCTTTGCATGTGTCAGAAGACGATGTGGAAGCTGCGATGCGCAAAGCGCTCGGCGAAACACCCTTCCAGACCTTTCTTGACCTTGGAACCGGAACAGGCCGCTTGCTTGAACTCTTTTCCGATCAATATGTCTCTGCGCTCGGCATTGATGCATCCCATGACATGCTTGCCGTTGCGCGCGCCAATCTTGCAAAAGCCGGTCTGGTCAACGCGCAGGTTCGCCACGGCGATGTTTACGCGCTGAACGTGCCGCCGCGCTCATTCGATGTCGTGGCCATTCATCAGGTGCTGCACTTCTTGGACGATCCGGCCAGGGCTCTGAGCGAAGCGGCTCGGGCGTTGCGCCCGGGTGGTCGGCTCATCGTAATCGATTTCGCCCCGCACGAATTGGAGTTTCTGCGTGAGAACCACGCCCATCGGCGGCTTGGTTTTGCGCAAGACCAAATGGAGCGTTGGCTGGAAG belongs to Roseibium porphyridii and includes:
- a CDS encoding metallophosphoesterase family protein, producing MRFAVIADIHGNSDALEAVLSDIDALGISTVVNLGDHLSGPLDARRTIELLMERTYPSIRGNHDRWLIEQDPSEMGASDRAAYEQLAKHHLDWLKALPSSLTLFDEVLLCHGTPASDVSYWLERVEADGRVRSATIDEIEAEASGIDAKLLLCGHTHLPRYVRLRDGRLVLNPGSVGCPGYDDDTPVYHQMQTGSPNASYAIAEKPGGNWLVTFRSVPYDNRRMVEMAKQKGRNEWADALATGWIGS
- a CDS encoding aspartate/glutamate racemase family protein is translated as MHIGLIGGIGPAATDFYYRKLIGAAAAIEKDLELTIVHADTSTLLANLIGNNEAAQCAIYATLTDRLAAAGAQNVVVTSIAGHFCIDRFTEISALPVIDLTKVLSSWLQENGVQTVGILGTETVMSSAMYGKLAPVDVRAPVGDSLHQVHEAYITLARTGQPSDALHKVFLEAGERLISDGAEAVLLGGTDLNAIMSPETSPFPLVDCASIHIEEIARFI
- a CDS encoding DUF5996 family protein, producing the protein MSSLPPLPYKNWADTKDTLHLFLQMIGKVRLKAHPKLNHWWHVTLYPHVRGLTTGRIPYGDSGFEILYDMLDHKVIIGRNDGVRKSFSVSGLTVAAFYEALFSRLDDLEVPVKIVGKPYDNKSTVPFPEDHAPRAYDRQAVSDFWRALCRISSTFETYRTSFVGKQTPVQLYWHSFDLVVTRFSGRAHPLEGGTQSDKEAYSHEVISIGFWPGDDSFQEPAFYGYAYPEPVEMNQIALQPGNAFWAEKNGGALAILKYEDARNADDPAKEILSFLNSLYEGAAVKADWPLVDLKHRSL
- a CDS encoding class I SAM-dependent methyltransferase; translated protein: MEGVKKKTLHEEAWAQVYPLTDRQLSPLGLQAMAALALHAGGHVLDVGCGTGQSLLQLVERVGPTGQVVGVDVSRTFLAIAKERTQSFHQIKLIEADAQTVSLPNGSLDAVFSRFGIMAFEDPAAAFANFQKMLKPEGTLGFCCWAELQDNELDLLPLEASGMLARVDQTPFSFSEPVFIRKILKGAGFHDIAITPHKVPVSCGGIEETMDVLLRVGALGKIVREDPDLRPQIEPLLRKVLIDRSGREHVHLTASIFVVTASA
- a CDS encoding LysR family transcriptional regulator: MSLDLRHIESFVAVADTRSFSSAAERTGTVQSAVSAHIRLLEQRLSRKLVERGRGKPVSLTNDGNAFLIKARRLLVLADEAMEGSSISGTASPIRLGTTMTFALSALPPALARFATAAPDNPVTVTTARSHDLRDLLDNGSIDIALVLDQGPHTGRIETVPVSLVWTAVPSFAYDSSRPLPLAFLNDARDLRRHALTALDTEPERQTELQFHADPVGLRAVLLAGLAATILPRPALSEKLIDIGPRFKLPQLGAVPVSIYVAAKQEREAVRTLVEELHRQIDRNPR
- a CDS encoding sulfite exporter TauE/SafE family protein → MTFEAYLLAALAVFLTGISKSGFAGGLGILGVPLVALTMPPQSAATLLLPVLLLIDIVSVWRFRASWKARTIMALLPGAGIGIGLGMIGFSSLDPNLLKIGIGLLALWFVVRQVFGDKTVAGTLGRLGAAKIFVASLVSGFAGFVAHAGGPPIKGTILSLGLGKSAFVGTNAMFFFILNLAKAGGYASLGLFSVSGLLSSAALVPFTLMGIWAGFALHDRVPQRLFVRMAFGLLALAGLNLLVFGGAGLLTGAV
- a CDS encoding GNAT family N-acetyltransferase, whose protein sequence is MKTRLLRVESETHWSTYHSIRQHVLYELRGRNGYDENHPDEYKEQNIPLLFLWDDQPVGTVRLDQENENTLGVVRLVAILPNFQRQGIGTAMMQEIETFAANRGIRQLKTQAAKDAITFYEKLGWHIIDSSKRNPLMLKILP
- a CDS encoding fasciclin domain-containing protein, with product MKKSVLALAASLCLFASTSNAKTIVDIAGGDERFSTLVAAVQAAGLQDALQGPGPFTVFAPVNDAFAALPEGTVETLLKPENKDQLTNVLLYHVDDRKLTSSNIPVGSNYFKPLLTSERTCITRSGDGVQIADGSGASANVIIADIQAENGVIHVIDKVLLPGDRPACH
- a CDS encoding ArsR/SmtB family transcription factor translates to MTDEQTLSVDDTLAALRAVGEATRLRLVALLAESELTVKDATAILGQSQPRISRHLKLLAEADLIKRYPEGSWVYYRLADGPEGELVRGLVARISKDDPVLAADQERFQAIRKAKAEEAAAYFAARALTWDRERSLHVSEDDVEAAMRKALGETPFQTFLDLGTGTGRLLELFSDQYVSALGIDASHDMLAVARANLAKAGLVNAQVRHGDVYALNVPPRSFDVVAIHQVLHFLDDPARALSEAARALRPGGRLIVIDFAPHELEFLRENHAHRRLGFAQDQMERWLEALDLDLEQVTDLVPGDDSETNLTVTLWLARDRRVVTDLPAPNSSREVA